A genome region from Archaeoglobus fulgidus DSM 4304 includes the following:
- a CDS encoding thiamine pyrophosphate-binding protein, producing MDGAEAVAKALLREKIDCAFSLPSGEILPVCEYLEAEGVRVIFTRHEQAAGNAADGYARVTRRPGFCIVPTGPGLANLMPALAQAYYASSPVVAIAGHSRYVNLDREAFEEIDGYLWVKEYTKWSRLVPFTHRLHEYVQEAFRRALSGRYGPVLLEIPKDVLNADIDGKVELAEPRNYRYTGRVGCEEEYIYRALEMLLNAEKPLIVAGSGVYWSRAENFMIAFAEKLSIPVSVSGLGGCCISPDHPLFAGQASASPAVMQSDFVLVVGTRFDEFLGFGQKFKGKVVHVDIDACELAKNRYVDIAISCDAGYFFSKALAMLEGEKKFENWARPIMEGVNRMFEEAAKGEDKPMKPQRLMRELNEVLSRDDIVILDGGETTAWGLLYLKKGKVISSQGPFGHLGAGIPMGIAAKAAYPEKRVFVVTGDGSFLFNGAEIDTAVRHGLQVVVVVVNDSAWGLVNHTRLLSTKSAERASYGVMLNPAARYDRFAESLEAYGELVEKSGEVKEAVKRAFDSALPAVLDVRVKLDEISPLAYLLSGSEG from the coding sequence ATGGACGGTGCTGAAGCTGTTGCGAAAGCTTTGTTGAGGGAAAAAATTGACTGCGCCTTTTCACTGCCAAGCGGAGAGATTCTGCCAGTCTGTGAGTACCTTGAGGCTGAGGGTGTGAGGGTTATATTCACAAGGCACGAGCAGGCCGCAGGAAACGCTGCCGACGGCTATGCGAGAGTAACGAGAAGGCCGGGATTTTGCATTGTCCCCACGGGGCCGGGATTGGCGAATCTCATGCCCGCCCTTGCTCAGGCTTACTACGCCTCAAGCCCCGTAGTCGCAATTGCGGGACACAGCAGGTATGTGAACCTTGACAGGGAAGCTTTTGAGGAGATTGACGGCTATCTCTGGGTTAAGGAGTACACGAAGTGGTCGAGGCTCGTTCCCTTCACTCACAGACTCCACGAATACGTTCAGGAGGCTTTCAGGAGAGCCCTGTCTGGGAGATATGGACCAGTGCTACTCGAAATTCCGAAAGATGTGTTGAATGCTGATATTGATGGCAAAGTTGAGCTTGCAGAGCCGAGAAACTACAGGTACACAGGAAGAGTTGGATGTGAGGAGGAATACATTTACAGAGCACTGGAGATGCTGTTGAATGCCGAAAAACCACTCATAGTGGCTGGAAGCGGGGTCTACTGGAGCAGGGCGGAGAATTTTATGATTGCCTTTGCCGAGAAGCTTTCCATTCCCGTCAGCGTTAGCGGGCTCGGAGGCTGCTGCATCTCTCCCGACCATCCCCTCTTTGCGGGTCAGGCTTCCGCATCTCCTGCTGTGATGCAGAGTGACTTTGTATTGGTTGTGGGAACGAGGTTCGACGAGTTCCTCGGTTTTGGACAGAAGTTCAAGGGTAAGGTGGTTCATGTTGACATCGACGCTTGCGAGCTGGCGAAGAACAGGTATGTTGACATCGCCATTAGCTGCGATGCGGGATACTTCTTCTCAAAAGCTCTTGCAATGCTTGAGGGGGAGAAAAAATTCGAGAACTGGGCAAGGCCGATAATGGAGGGAGTGAACAGAATGTTCGAGGAGGCTGCGAAGGGAGAGGATAAGCCAATGAAGCCGCAGCGATTGATGAGAGAGCTCAACGAGGTTTTGAGTAGGGACGACATCGTCATCCTCGATGGCGGGGAGACAACAGCCTGGGGCCTTCTATACCTCAAAAAGGGTAAGGTTATAAGCTCTCAGGGACCCTTCGGGCATCTTGGCGCTGGGATTCCCATGGGAATTGCTGCAAAGGCGGCATATCCAGAAAAAAGAGTTTTCGTTGTCACAGGAGACGGGAGCTTTTTGTTCAATGGAGCCGAAATAGATACTGCTGTAAGACACGGTCTGCAGGTAGTAGTAGTTGTGGTCAACGACTCCGCTTGGGGCTTGGTGAACCACACAAGGCTGCTTTCAACGAAGTCAGCAGAGAGGGCGAGTTATGGGGTTATGCTCAACCCCGCTGCCAGATACGACAGGTTTGCAGAGAGTTTGGAAGCGTATGGAGAGCTGGTTGAGAAATCTGGGGAAGTTAAGGAGGCTGTGAAAAGAGCCTTTGACTCTGCTCTGCCAGCTGTTCTGGACGTGAGGGTGAAGCTCGACGAAATCTCTCCCCTCGCCTACCTGCTCTCAGGCTCGGAGGGATAA
- a CDS encoding NAD-dependent epimerase/dehydratase family protein yields MAVLITGGAGFLGRFVAKHFDSPVILDLKEGKGGIFEFGSVTAWSDIAEVFRKHEIEGVIHAAAELSVKAEKSHVDAFRANVEGALNILEACRVFDVEKVVFTSSHSVYGPRSYPFTEFSYRDPTTFYGATKACSEILGTYYSYTYGIDFRAVRFPILVGPFRRGMGASVAFSSLIDDAFFNGTSVITLPEETKLPVLYVKDAAELVFRLYSIDRVSKPIFNVGGVVLSIKDIVEAVKKFIPFKPQFRIDDESRRIAQQWTLMTEMVEKAGIIDKYSRIEELDWEIRWKSAEEIVEDHLKTLAEVEE; encoded by the coding sequence ATGGCCGTGCTCATCACAGGAGGGGCGGGGTTTCTTGGGAGGTTTGTAGCGAAACACTTCGACTCTCCTGTGATTCTCGACCTGAAAGAGGGAAAAGGGGGAATTTTTGAGTTTGGGAGCGTTACAGCATGGTCGGACATTGCAGAAGTTTTCAGGAAGCACGAGATTGAGGGGGTGATTCACGCTGCCGCGGAGCTTTCAGTAAAGGCAGAGAAGAGCCATGTGGATGCTTTCAGGGCAAATGTTGAGGGGGCGCTCAACATACTCGAAGCCTGCAGAGTCTTCGATGTGGAGAAGGTTGTTTTCACCAGCAGCCACTCCGTTTACGGCCCAAGAAGCTACCCCTTCACGGAGTTTTCATACAGAGACCCCACAACCTTCTACGGGGCTACAAAAGCCTGCTCAGAAATTCTGGGAACTTACTACAGCTACACCTACGGCATTGATTTTCGGGCTGTGAGGTTTCCCATCCTCGTCGGGCCTTTCAGGAGGGGGATGGGGGCGAGCGTAGCCTTCTCTTCTCTCATCGATGATGCTTTCTTCAATGGCACGTCCGTCATTACCCTGCCAGAGGAGACAAAGCTCCCCGTTCTTTATGTTAAAGATGCTGCAGAGCTCGTTTTCAGGTTATACAGCATAGATAGAGTTTCAAAGCCAATATTCAACGTTGGTGGCGTTGTCCTCTCCATAAAAGACATTGTCGAGGCGGTGAAGAAATTCATTCCCTTCAAGCCTCAATTCAGGATCGATGACGAAAGCAGGAGAATTGCGCAGCAGTGGACGCTCATGACTGAAATGGTTGAGAAAGCGGGGATAATCGACAAGTACAGCAGAATTGAAGAGCTTGATTGGGAGATTAGGTGGAAAAGCGCTGAGGAAATAGTGGAAGACCACCTTAAAACGCTTGCAGAGGTGGAAGAGTGA
- a CDS encoding phenylacetate--CoA ligase family protein, which produces MVIRMAYSELYWQKEEVMPKKELEELQLKRLRWVVRHAYENVAHYRRKLKEAGVHPDDIKKREDIAKIPFTTKKDFAENYPFGLFAVPKEEIVRLHTSSGTTGKPKVVGYTANDLENWINLVARCLYMVGVRKHDIFQNMANYAFFTGGLGIHDGAERIGAMVIPAGVGNTERQVRCMADFGTTAIHSTPSYALHVKEVAEELGVDDKLSLRIGCFGAEPWSENTRKRLEDAFNIKAFDSYGLSEMNGPGVAFECEEQHGLHIWADHYFIEIIDPQTGEPLSEGEKGELVLTPLTKEALPVLRYRTGDITYIMDDECSCGRTHPKIHRILGRSDDMIIVRGINVFPSQIEHVLMQIPEVGDHFQVVITRNGTLDEITVRVEVRDELFTGELFDLQRLQQKVQRELQKELGLRTNVELVEKGTIERSKGKAKRVLDLREEL; this is translated from the coding sequence ATGGTGATAAGAATGGCCTACAGCGAGCTATACTGGCAGAAGGAGGAAGTGATGCCTAAGAAGGAGCTTGAGGAGCTTCAGCTCAAGAGGTTGAGGTGGGTTGTCAGACACGCCTATGAGAACGTGGCTCATTACAGGCGAAAGCTGAAGGAAGCAGGAGTTCATCCTGACGACATAAAGAAGCGAGAAGATATTGCAAAAATTCCGTTCACCACAAAAAAAGACTTTGCAGAGAACTATCCCTTCGGGCTTTTTGCTGTCCCAAAGGAGGAAATCGTCAGACTCCACACATCGAGCGGCACAACTGGAAAGCCAAAGGTTGTTGGATACACCGCCAACGACCTTGAGAACTGGATCAATCTTGTTGCGAGATGCCTTTACATGGTTGGAGTGAGGAAGCACGATATTTTCCAGAACATGGCGAACTACGCCTTCTTCACAGGTGGCCTGGGAATCCACGACGGGGCGGAAAGAATAGGCGCAATGGTGATTCCAGCTGGTGTGGGGAACACGGAGAGGCAGGTGAGATGCATGGCCGACTTCGGCACCACAGCGATACATTCAACCCCAAGCTACGCGCTCCACGTCAAGGAGGTTGCCGAAGAACTCGGAGTGGATGACAAGCTCAGCCTGAGAATCGGATGCTTTGGAGCGGAGCCGTGGAGTGAGAACACAAGAAAAAGGCTGGAAGATGCGTTCAACATCAAGGCCTTCGATAGCTACGGTTTGAGTGAGATGAACGGGCCTGGAGTCGCGTTTGAGTGCGAAGAGCAGCACGGGCTTCACATTTGGGCAGACCACTACTTCATCGAAATCATCGACCCGCAAACCGGAGAGCCGCTTTCGGAGGGAGAGAAGGGAGAGCTCGTCCTTACACCGCTTACAAAGGAGGCTTTGCCCGTGCTACGATACAGAACTGGTGACATCACCTACATAATGGACGATGAGTGCTCCTGCGGCAGAACGCATCCCAAGATACACCGCATTCTTGGTAGGAGCGATGACATGATAATAGTAAGAGGAATAAACGTCTTTCCGAGTCAGATTGAGCATGTGCTAATGCAGATTCCGGAAGTTGGCGATCACTTCCAAGTTGTCATAACCAGAAACGGCACACTCGATGAGATTACAGTTAGGGTGGAGGTCAGGGATGAGCTATTCACAGGAGAACTTTTCGACCTGCAGAGATTGCAGCAGAAAGTGCAGAGGGAGCTTCAGAAGGAACTTGGGCTGAGAACGAACGTTGAGCTGGTGGAGAAGGGGACAATCGAGAGGTCAAAGGGTAAGGCCAAGAGGGTTCTTGACCTCAGAGAAGAGCTCTAA
- a CDS encoding radical SAM/SPASM domain-containing protein → MNVEIFAGIVNNPLTKKALRNLSGSCKTCGDKRIKIAIDYALGYRSDACWKCRAAAKVVKKVIEAGGRAFNVDMNEIREKFRDAYWRKGLASVIKGIAHFGVRKPFVPGAPFQVVWDITYSCNLRCKHCYATAGKPLQDELTTDEALETIDKLDRLGVTIIAFSGGEPLVRRDIFELTRYAAEKGIYVAIATNGTLITEEIAKRMKENGVGYVQISLDGMKETHEAFRGIRGCFDKTVEGIRNAVKTGLFVNVSMTVTRYNYHEVPKVVELCEKLGVNWFMHYNFIPTGRGREIVEADITPEQREELLKWLYEKNYSSNISLLSTAPQFARVALQCQGEIVPTHFYNVNAGERLKELAEFIGGCGAGRFYFAIKANGDIQPCVFFPLKVGNVREDDLEELWLHNHVFEDLRDKDILEGCGSCGYRYVCGGCRARAYNYFGDYTKPDPGCVNNRRWWERISKIEVRA, encoded by the coding sequence ATGAACGTGGAAATTTTTGCTGGCATTGTCAACAACCCTTTAACCAAAAAAGCACTCAGAAATCTTTCAGGTTCATGCAAAACCTGTGGAGACAAAAGAATAAAGATTGCCATAGATTACGCTCTCGGCTACCGCAGTGATGCCTGTTGGAAGTGCAGGGCTGCTGCCAAAGTTGTCAAGAAGGTTATTGAGGCTGGCGGAAGGGCATTCAATGTTGACATGAATGAAATAAGGGAGAAGTTCAGAGATGCTTACTGGAGAAAGGGGTTGGCGAGCGTTATCAAAGGAATAGCCCACTTCGGAGTCAGAAAGCCCTTCGTTCCCGGCGCGCCCTTTCAGGTTGTGTGGGACATCACATATTCCTGCAACCTCCGCTGCAAGCACTGCTACGCAACAGCAGGCAAACCACTACAGGATGAGCTAACAACCGATGAAGCTCTCGAAACAATCGACAAGCTGGACAGGCTTGGCGTCACAATCATCGCCTTTTCCGGAGGAGAACCGCTCGTAAGAAGGGACATCTTCGAGCTGACGAGATACGCTGCCGAGAAGGGGATTTACGTTGCCATAGCAACCAACGGAACCCTAATAACAGAAGAAATAGCTAAAAGGATGAAGGAGAATGGAGTTGGCTACGTGCAGATCAGCCTTGATGGGATGAAAGAGACTCATGAGGCTTTCAGGGGGATAAGGGGTTGCTTCGACAAAACAGTTGAGGGGATCAGGAATGCTGTCAAGACGGGATTGTTCGTTAACGTTTCCATGACGGTGACCAGATACAACTACCACGAGGTGCCCAAAGTGGTCGAGCTCTGCGAAAAGCTGGGAGTGAACTGGTTCATGCACTACAACTTCATCCCAACAGGAAGAGGTAGAGAGATAGTGGAGGCGGACATAACTCCCGAGCAGAGGGAGGAGCTGCTGAAATGGCTCTACGAGAAAAACTACAGCTCGAACATTTCCCTGCTCTCAACCGCCCCCCAGTTTGCCCGCGTTGCACTGCAGTGTCAGGGAGAGATTGTGCCGACGCACTTCTACAATGTAAACGCTGGTGAGAGGCTGAAGGAGCTGGCGGAGTTCATTGGTGGTTGTGGGGCTGGGAGGTTCTACTTCGCCATAAAGGCGAACGGCGACATTCAGCCCTGCGTCTTCTTCCCGCTTAAGGTTGGTAATGTGAGGGAGGATGATCTGGAGGAGCTTTGGCTTCACAACCACGTTTTCGAGGATTTGAGGGATAAGGATATTCTTGAGGGCTGTGGAAGCTGTGGATACAGGTACGTGTGTGGAGGCTGCAGAGCTAGGGCCTACAACTACTTTGGAGACTACACTAAGCCCGATCCCGGGTGTGTGAATAATAGAAGGTGGTGGGAGAGGATTAGTAAAATTGAGGTTAGGGCTTGA
- a CDS encoding MFS transporter produces MGEFSKFEKLIVLLAAAIGWSHDAVGLTLLNFLAEPIMREFNVGTLEIGFIFSAQYIFCIFGAMLFGEMGDRFGRKNALILSILWVAVFSVLSAFAPNFWTLAILRLISGMGVTWGLAFTYMSEFYSPKRRGLFGGLIHATFVFGFILSALSVSLIYPIYGWRACFFVTLYPIPFLILFAKYLPESRIWEKHSAEMDKSLRLAEIVRESRYLRLLVLATFLFWLAEFAYHAIVDWSPTFIIRQFNYRPEEASMIVLRISLVALIVLPFFGLISDYIGRRSSFAISASIGLLGCLMLAYFTLVNYNPGLALLSLFVIPIGFGSHALFGVWSSEMFPTKVRATATSVIFSIARGLSVGGLIVGYVATFSSLLYGMLLGGIAFLLMCIFPWLLPETKGRELEEF; encoded by the coding sequence ATGGGTGAATTCTCCAAGTTTGAGAAACTAATAGTCCTTCTTGCAGCCGCCATAGGATGGTCACACGATGCTGTTGGGCTCACACTGCTTAACTTCCTTGCAGAGCCAATAATGAGGGAGTTCAACGTGGGTACGCTTGAAATCGGATTTATATTCTCCGCCCAGTACATTTTCTGCATCTTCGGAGCAATGCTTTTTGGGGAGATGGGGGACAGATTTGGGAGGAAAAATGCCCTGATATTATCCATACTCTGGGTTGCGGTTTTCAGCGTTCTCTCAGCCTTTGCCCCCAACTTCTGGACTCTCGCAATTCTTAGGCTCATTTCGGGAATGGGCGTGACTTGGGGGCTTGCGTTCACCTACATGAGCGAGTTCTACTCTCCAAAGAGAAGGGGGCTGTTTGGCGGTTTGATTCACGCCACCTTCGTTTTCGGATTCATCCTTTCAGCCCTCTCAGTGTCCCTGATTTACCCCATTTACGGCTGGAGAGCCTGCTTTTTCGTCACCCTCTATCCCATTCCTTTCCTGATACTCTTTGCCAAATACCTGCCAGAATCGAGGATATGGGAAAAGCACAGCGCCGAGATGGATAAAAGCCTGAGGCTGGCCGAAATTGTGAGAGAGAGCAGGTATCTAAGGCTACTGGTGCTCGCCACATTCCTTTTCTGGCTCGCAGAATTCGCCTACCATGCAATAGTTGACTGGTCGCCAACATTCATCATAAGGCAGTTCAACTACCGCCCTGAGGAGGCAAGCATGATTGTTCTACGCATTTCTCTCGTTGCCCTCATCGTTCTCCCATTCTTCGGCCTCATCAGCGATTACATTGGAAGGAGGTCGAGCTTTGCCATCTCCGCTTCAATAGGGCTGCTTGGCTGCTTAATGCTTGCTTACTTCACTCTGGTGAACTACAATCCTGGTCTTGCTCTTCTTTCCCTCTTCGTCATACCCATCGGCTTCGGCTCCCATGCACTCTTCGGAGTGTGGAGCAGCGAGATGTTCCCAACAAAGGTGAGGGCAACTGCCACCTCTGTTATTTTCAGCATAGCCAGAGGTCTTTCGGTGGGCGGGCTAATTGTGGGCTACGTTGCAACCTTCTCAAGCCTGCTTTACGGAATGCTTCTCGGAGGGATTGCGTTCTTGCTGATGTGCATATTTCCGTGGCTTCTTCCCGAAACGAAGGGAAGAGAGCTGGAGGAGTTTTAG
- a CDS encoding 2,5-diamino-6-(ribosylamino)-4(3H)-pyrimidinone 5'-phosphate reductase — protein sequence MRPYVFVNVAASLDGKISDESRKQLRISCEEDLRIVDRLRAESDAIMVGIGTVLADDPRLTVKSAELREKRQKDGKEPNPLRVVVDSRCRVPLTARILNDEARTLVAVSRIAPEEKVREVKKVAEVAVFGEERVELSALLEFLHRKGVRRLMVEGGGTLISSLISQNLVDEIRIYYGPIFIGGRDSPTVCDGESFLKKCRIEKIERIGEGFAVTARFNR from the coding sequence ATGCGCCCCTATGTTTTTGTCAACGTCGCTGCAAGCCTTGATGGGAAGATAAGTGATGAGAGCAGGAAGCAGCTCAGAATATCCTGCGAAGAGGATTTAAGGATCGTGGACAGGTTGAGGGCCGAGAGCGATGCTATAATGGTTGGTATAGGAACGGTCCTTGCTGATGACCCAAGGCTCACCGTTAAAAGTGCTGAATTGAGAGAGAAAAGGCAGAAGGATGGAAAGGAGCCGAATCCTCTGAGAGTTGTTGTGGACAGCAGGTGCAGAGTGCCTCTGACCGCCAGAATTCTTAATGACGAGGCAAGAACGCTCGTTGCCGTTTCAAGGATTGCTCCAGAAGAAAAAGTTAGGGAAGTTAAAAAGGTTGCAGAGGTGGCCGTTTTTGGAGAAGAGAGAGTCGAGCTATCAGCCCTTCTGGAATTTCTCCACAGGAAGGGTGTAAGAAGGCTGATGGTTGAGGGTGGGGGGACGCTGATTTCATCACTAATCTCACAAAACCTCGTCGATGAGATAAGAATTTACTACGGGCCAATTTTCATAGGAGGTAGAGACTCTCCAACAGTTTGCGATGGGGAATCCTTTTTGAAAAAATGCAGAATTGAGAAAATTGAAAGGATTGGGGAGGGGTTTGCAGTTACAGCAAGATTCAATCGGTGA
- a CDS encoding AbrB/MazE/SpoVT family DNA-binding domain-containing protein, whose amino-acid sequence MVRTRTVGKKGQVTIPKEIREKFGLKEGEKVVFEIRGDEIILRPEKSGRDYVEELTSIIEKKLEAPEPAELKRLYYGQIEKRVSGL is encoded by the coding sequence ATGGTAAGAACGAGAACTGTTGGCAAGAAGGGACAGGTTACAATTCCAAAAGAGATCAGGGAAAAGTTCGGTTTGAAGGAGGGTGAGAAAGTCGTCTTTGAGATTAGAGGAGATGAAATCATCTTGAGACCGGAAAAAAGCGGAAGAGATTATGTGGAGGAGCTTACTTCAATCATTGAGAAGAAGCTTGAAGCACCAGAACCTGCTGAACTGAAGAGGTTGTACTATGGACAGATTGAAAAGCGCGTATCTGGACTCTAA
- a CDS encoding 3-hydroxyacyl-CoA dehydrogenase family protein, with the protein MKVFVIGAGLMGRGIAIAIASKHEVVLQDVSEKALEAAREQIPEELLSKIEFTTTLEKVKDCDIVMEAVFEDLNTKVEVLREVERLTNAPLCSNTSVISVDDIAERLDSPSRFLGVHWMNPPHVMPLVEIVISRFTDSKTVAFVEGFLRELGKEVVVCKGQSLVNRFNAAVLSEASRMIEEGVRAEDVDRVWKHHLGLLYTLFGPLGNLDYIGLDVAYYASLYLYKRFGDEKFKPPEWLQEKIKKGEVGVKAGKGIYEYGPKAYEERVERLKKLLRFLGLE; encoded by the coding sequence GTGAAGGTCTTTGTTATCGGAGCGGGACTGATGGGGAGAGGGATAGCCATTGCCATCGCTTCAAAGCATGAGGTCGTTCTGCAGGATGTAAGCGAAAAAGCTCTCGAAGCTGCAAGAGAGCAGATTCCTGAAGAGCTTTTGAGCAAGATAGAGTTCACAACCACCCTTGAAAAGGTTAAAGACTGCGACATCGTAATGGAGGCGGTTTTTGAAGACCTTAACACCAAGGTTGAAGTGCTCAGAGAGGTGGAGAGGCTCACAAATGCACCGCTCTGCTCCAACACGTCAGTCATAAGCGTTGATGATATTGCGGAGAGGCTTGACAGCCCTTCAAGATTTCTCGGCGTTCACTGGATGAATCCTCCCCACGTAATGCCCCTCGTTGAAATTGTGATTTCCAGATTTACGGACAGCAAAACAGTCGCCTTCGTGGAGGGCTTTTTGAGGGAGTTGGGAAAGGAGGTTGTTGTCTGCAAAGGCCAGTCCTTGGTGAACAGGTTCAATGCAGCTGTGCTTAGCGAAGCTTCGAGGATGATTGAGGAGGGTGTGAGGGCGGAGGACGTTGACAGAGTCTGGAAGCACCACCTCGGCCTGCTCTACACTCTGTTCGGCCCTCTGGGAAACCTTGACTACATCGGCCTCGACGTTGCCTACTACGCTTCCCTCTACCTCTACAAAAGATTTGGAGATGAGAAGTTCAAGCCGCCAGAATGGCTGCAGGAGAAAATAAAGAAGGGCGAGGTTGGTGTGAAGGCGGGAAAGGGGATTTATGAATATGGCCCTAAAGCCTATGAGGAGAGAGTTGAGAGGCTGAAAAAGCTGCTAAGGTTTCTGGGACTGGAATGA
- a CDS encoding type II toxin-antitoxin system VapC family toxin, with protein sequence MDRLKSAYLDSNVFIYATLYSGKTAEKSKEYLLRASDGEFNAFTSTLTWDEVVYVVRKVAGIEEGIKAGEILLKMPFIEFLDVDFAVCEEAQKLAEKYNLLPRDAIHAVLALKYCDGVIISNDADFDVVDGLKRMFD encoded by the coding sequence ATGGACAGATTGAAAAGCGCGTATCTGGACTCTAATGTTTTCATTTATGCAACGCTTTACTCGGGAAAGACTGCCGAAAAATCGAAGGAGTACCTCTTAAGAGCTTCAGATGGCGAATTCAACGCATTTACATCAACGCTTACGTGGGATGAAGTTGTGTATGTCGTAAGAAAAGTTGCTGGAATAGAAGAAGGCATTAAAGCTGGAGAAATTCTGCTTAAAATGCCATTCATTGAGTTTCTGGATGTTGATTTTGCTGTTTGTGAAGAAGCCCAGAAGCTTGCTGAGAAGTATAATCTATTGCCGAGAGATGCAATTCATGCTGTCCTTGCCCTGAAATACTGCGATGGTGTGATTATTAGCAACGATGCAGATTTCGATGTTGTTGATGGACTGAAAAGAATGTTTGATTAA
- a CDS encoding transcriptional regulator: MSNPLGELVKALEKLSFKPSDVRIYSLLLERGGMRVSEIARELDLSARFVRDRLKVLLKRGFVRREIVEKGWVGYIYSAEKPEKVLKEFKSSILGEIERIEKMFTD; the protein is encoded by the coding sequence ATGAGCAACCCTCTTGGCGAGCTGGTCAAAGCGCTGGAAAAGTTGAGCTTCAAACCTTCCGATGTGAGGATTTACTCCCTCCTTCTGGAGAGAGGGGGGATGAGAGTGAGCGAAATCGCCAGAGAGCTTGACCTCTCTGCAAGATTCGTGAGGGACAGGCTGAAGGTGTTGCTCAAAAGAGGCTTCGTGAGGAGGGAGATTGTGGAGAAAGGATGGGTGGGTTACATTTACTCTGCGGAAAAACCCGAGAAGGTTTTGAAGGAATTCAAATCCTCGATTTTGGGTGAGATTGAGAGAATAGAGAAAATGTTCACCGATTGA